One Triticum dicoccoides isolate Atlit2015 ecotype Zavitan chromosome 5B, WEW_v2.0, whole genome shotgun sequence genomic window carries:
- the LOC119308000 gene encoding GRF1-interacting factor 2-like, producing MQQAMPMPPAAAAPGMPPSAGLSTEQIQKYLDENKQLILAILENQNLGKLAECAQYQAQLQKNLLYLAAIADTQPQTSVSRPQMAPPSASPGVGHYMSQVPMFPPRTPLTPQQMQEQQLQQQQAQMLPFAGQMVARPGAVNGMARAPQVEPAYAAGGASSEPSGTESHRSTGADNNGGSGLADQS from the exons ATGCAGCAAGCGATGCCcatgccgccggcggcggcggcgccggggaTGCCTCCATCTGCTGGCCTCAGCACCGAGCAGATCCAAAAG TACCTGGATGAAAATAAGCAACTAATTTTGGCTATCTTGGAAAATCAGAACCTGGGAAAGTTGGCGGAATGTGCTCA GTATCAAGCTCAGCTTCAGAAGAATCTTTTGTATTTGGCTGCAATTGCTGATACTCAGCCACAGACCTCTGTAAGCCGTCCTCAG ATGGCACCACCTAGTGCATCCCCAGGGGTAGGGCATTACATGTCACAGGTGCCAATGTTCCCTCCAAGGACCCCTCTAACGCCTCAGCAGATGCAGGAGCAGCAACTACAGCAACAACAGGCTCAGATGCTTCCGTTTGCTGGTCAAATGGTTGCGAGACCTGGGGCTGTGAATGGCATGGCCCGGGCCCCTCAAGTTGAACCAGCCTATGCAGCAGGTGGGGCCAGTTCCGAGCCTTCTGGCACTGAGAGCCATAGGAGCACTGGTGCCGATAACAACGGTGGAAGCGGCTTGGCTGACCAGTCCTAA